In Hoeflea ulvae, one genomic interval encodes:
- a CDS encoding tripartite tricarboxylate transporter substrate-binding protein translates to MPTVGERQRRIAPQGKYRITPRSGGIHEQDTYTPYDTQDCIGRNCCIVCRTRHPARPERLSGAADFGCRPVQYGGYNDRLARAFAPFLQEAIGQPLTIVNRGGGGALLGHSYFMQQPDDGYTILCTSAAPYLPLNILTQDAPFKIEDFHMINLPSRDYTLMATSAESDIQSVEDVVSRLKADAGALSIGIQPASADLVNMMLFADANGIDRSGLRLVTYDGGGPARNATAGGVVDIGMVGGQGFIPLGEKVRPLLVFDDASRDGWTSPNVTELNGADAQYVAGSQRGWGVHASLLEKHPDRYQTILAAIESASKDEAAIASLKAQDLATDWVGPEASNKALAATAKVMTQHIDLLKGT, encoded by the coding sequence TTGCCGACAGTCGGGGAGAGACAGCGACGCATTGCGCCGCAGGGGAAATATCGGATCACGCCCCGCAGTGGAGGAATTCATGAGCAAGACACTTACACGCCGTACGATACTCAAGATTGCATCGGGCGGAATTGCTGCATCGTTTGCCGCACCCGCCATCCTGCGCGCCCAGAGCGCCTTTCCGGAGCGGCCGATTTCGGTTGTCGTCCCGTTCAATACGGGGGGTATAATGACCGTCTCGCCCGCGCATTTGCACCGTTTCTGCAGGAAGCGATCGGGCAGCCGCTGACAATCGTCAATCGCGGTGGCGGCGGCGCGCTTCTCGGCCACAGCTACTTCATGCAGCAGCCCGATGACGGCTACACCATTCTTTGCACGTCAGCAGCTCCCTATCTGCCGCTGAACATCCTGACCCAGGATGCGCCCTTCAAGATCGAAGATTTCCACATGATCAACCTTCCATCGCGTGACTACACGCTGATGGCGACCAGCGCCGAGTCGGACATCCAGAGTGTCGAGGATGTGGTGTCGCGCCTCAAGGCTGATGCGGGTGCATTGTCGATCGGTATCCAGCCCGCTTCCGCGGACCTGGTCAACATGATGCTGTTTGCAGACGCCAATGGCATCGACCGCTCGGGTCTTCGTCTGGTGACCTATGATGGCGGCGGACCGGCCCGCAACGCCACGGCCGGCGGTGTGGTGGACATCGGAATGGTTGGCGGTCAGGGCTTTATCCCGCTTGGCGAGAAGGTCCGTCCCCTGCTGGTCTTCGATGATGCGAGCCGGGACGGCTGGACATCGCCGAATGTCACCGAGCTCAATGGTGCGGACGCACAATATGTGGCGGGGTCGCAGCGTGGATGGGGCGTGCATGCATCCCTGCTCGAAAAGCATCCCGACCGGTATCAGACAATTCTTGCCGCCATCGAAAGCGCGAGCAAGGATGAGGCAGCCATCGCCAGCCTGAAGGCGCAGGATCTCGCCACGGACTGGGTTGGACCCGAGGCCAGCAACAAGGCGCTTGCTGCCACTGCGAAGGTGATGACCCAGCATATCGATTTGCTCAAGGGTACCTGA
- a CDS encoding tripartite tricarboxylate transporter TctB family protein, with amino-acid sequence MGEPSQRRVVIWGHLLLLCVIAAVILAYWLDARGTSLKTNNLLLVQPAAILGLVLVALVLPQVFRKTAVQDLPDAAHRRQEVLKVARVALLAGAFGIFVFSLETIGFDIATFIFVAVGLYLCGEKRLWVIGVYSVIFTVLVVYGYQALVPYPFPLTVL; translated from the coding sequence ATGGGTGAACCAAGCCAACGTCGCGTTGTCATATGGGGGCATTTGTTGCTTCTTTGTGTGATCGCAGCCGTCATTCTCGCTTACTGGCTGGATGCGCGTGGAACTTCACTGAAGACAAACAACCTGCTGCTGGTGCAGCCTGCTGCCATTCTCGGACTCGTTCTCGTGGCGCTGGTCCTGCCGCAGGTCTTCAGAAAGACTGCCGTGCAAGACCTGCCCGATGCCGCCCACCGCAGGCAGGAAGTGCTCAAGGTCGCGCGGGTGGCGCTGCTGGCCGGCGCCTTCGGCATATTTGTCTTTTCGCTCGAAACCATCGGGTTTGACATCGCCACCTTCATCTTCGTTGCCGTGGGCCTGTATCTTTGCGGCGAGAAGAGACTCTGGGTGATCGGCGTCTATTCCGTCATTTTTACCGTGCTTGTGGTTTACGGATATCAGGCGCTCGTGCCCTATCCGTTCCCGCTGACAGTTCTTTGA
- a CDS encoding tripartite tricarboxylate transporter permease, with the protein MLDFSALDGAYGILTSSWSAWLWLVPGLIIGLVFGAMPGISITMAMAIFLPITLYMDFLPAIVFLTSIYTGAGFGGSVPAVLMNIPGTSSAVATTFDGYPMARSGRHNQALGVALASSVIGTLSSYVLLLFLIVPVSIIVLKLGPLEMFAIAVWGLLLLGSLSGSSVWRGLLAGVFGVLLGTIGMNTAGFIRGTMGVPWLLDGIPAIPAMMGLLAASQLLNLINTTYLIENEDDRKISFAKIIEGVKLTLKYPTIIFRGATIGVIVGAIPGVGSSISNLISYSETRRNAPDGDSFGSGNPKGVIAAESANSSSEGGAMATMLALGIPGGGATAILLAAFAMHNIIGGPQFIAQNRDIVYAIIFSNFAQAIMLLFVGLVFVYLAASIVRVPLRFLIPSVLVVSTFGSYAILGSLAGPITLFIFAILGWAMVRYDYPVAATVVGLLLGSLLEQNIIRTWQISRGDIGYLLERPGAIFILLVMVTSVTLTAVTKHRRKKALAAKDAAES; encoded by the coding sequence ATGCTCGATTTTTCAGCCCTTGATGGTGCTTACGGCATTCTCACATCTTCCTGGAGCGCCTGGTTGTGGCTTGTTCCGGGCCTGATCATCGGCCTTGTCTTCGGAGCCATGCCGGGCATTTCGATCACCATGGCGATGGCGATCTTCCTGCCGATCACGCTCTATATGGATTTCCTGCCCGCAATCGTGTTTCTCACCTCGATCTATACCGGAGCGGGCTTTGGCGGCTCGGTTCCCGCGGTGCTCATGAACATTCCAGGCACGTCATCGGCAGTAGCAACCACTTTCGACGGCTATCCCATGGCCCGGTCCGGCCGCCACAATCAGGCGCTGGGCGTGGCGCTGGCCTCGTCCGTCATCGGCACCTTGTCGTCCTATGTGCTGCTGTTGTTTCTCATCGTTCCGGTCTCGATCATCGTGCTCAAGCTCGGCCCGCTGGAGATGTTCGCCATTGCCGTCTGGGGACTGTTGCTGCTTGGCTCGCTGTCCGGATCCTCGGTCTGGCGCGGTTTGCTGGCGGGTGTCTTCGGCGTCCTGCTCGGGACGATCGGAATGAACACGGCCGGTTTCATTCGCGGCACGATGGGAGTGCCGTGGCTGCTGGACGGCATTCCCGCAATCCCCGCTATGATGGGGCTGCTGGCGGCAAGCCAGTTGCTCAACCTGATCAACACCACCTATCTGATCGAGAACGAGGACGATCGCAAGATCAGCTTTGCCAAGATCATCGAGGGCGTAAAGCTCACCTTGAAATACCCGACAATCATTTTCCGCGGCGCGACCATCGGGGTCATTGTCGGGGCAATCCCGGGCGTCGGCTCCTCGATATCCAATCTGATTTCCTATTCCGAAACGCGACGCAACGCGCCTGATGGGGACAGCTTCGGATCGGGTAACCCGAAGGGGGTGATTGCGGCTGAATCCGCCAATTCCTCATCCGAGGGAGGCGCCATGGCGACGATGCTTGCGCTTGGAATTCCAGGCGGTGGCGCGACGGCCATCCTACTGGCGGCATTTGCGATGCACAACATCATCGGCGGGCCTCAATTCATCGCGCAGAACCGCGATATAGTCTACGCGATCATCTTTTCGAACTTTGCCCAGGCCATCATGCTGCTGTTTGTAGGACTGGTCTTTGTCTACCTGGCCGCGTCCATCGTGCGGGTGCCTTTACGGTTTCTGATCCCCAGCGTGCTGGTGGTTTCGACGTTCGGTTCCTATGCAATCCTGGGCTCGCTCGCAGGTCCGATCACCCTGTTCATCTTTGCAATCCTCGGCTGGGCCATGGTCCGCTATGACTATCCGGTGGCGGCCACTGTGGTCGGCCTGCTGCTCGGCAGCCTGCTTGAGCAGAACATCATCCGGACCTGGCAGATCAGCCGCGGCGATATCGGCTATCTGCTCGAACGCCCCGGCGCCATCTTCATCCTGCTTGTGATGGTCACCTCGGTGACGTTGACCGCGGTCACCAAGCACCGCCGCAAGAAGGCGCTTGCAGCCAAGGACGCGGCTGAATCCTAG